The Glandiceps talaboti chromosome 1, keGlaTala1.1, whole genome shotgun sequence genome has a segment encoding these proteins:
- the LOC144439449 gene encoding protocadherin Fat 4-like has translation MVTQLVNRRKVGIGLLDVILGVLIIGFNGQAGAQDCTISWGTIGGYDIKEYSTGGTTVIDASEVTVSYSGSASAGSPNVFELVSATPGPSTLFSVNVITGEVTIGATTPDFATHGPSQTVNVKCTTDTANDGTYAIQVNILQNEAPTFLNLPTTISISEDVAVSSTIYTVQYNDVEGDTIAIAIDSQLPTTPTFTNNNEFIVAPAGLDYDADPTKRSFTITISADDGHRASPPTAVLTVNLIDVADESPVFGAATYTGDIDENQSVGTAITWVTDPSGDYSDDDVSDYWTFTISGTNANDFFCDMTTGVITSAQILDVDGASPVTSYSLTLTITDSGGNTDTATLAITVNNINDNDPIWSPSSYTQTVAENTAAGTSIIATTVTDADSGTNGDLTVTIESGDDAAPNQKFAVTGTGPYVIQTSTVAIDYEDATLISNGHIYRLIVTAVDGGGTTSSATVAVTVTSVNEATPTFTSFPAAVVTMYENEGIGYEVASSTDIVADDTDEGPDGEITYSIDSVSPAAGTSKFYIEPLTARITTLDTFDYETDPTRYDITVKAEDGGTVPSSTTQVLTFDILDYNDNAPVFGQTIYNGISTEGDAVDSIVAALSVSDADSTATFTLSFVSGNGDDKFKIDNALQEIRIKNTIDLDVGTGDSQLYSLVVRVVDGGTPELSGTTTVHVDVTPSNDHDPVFAATTPVSITVQENSAVGTSVATINAADNDYGTQGDITFTIENGDTDNNFQLDPTTGLLEVKSNVDYESTGTPLTLKIKAADGGSPSRTATSDISITVTNLNDNEPSCTSLSYTANIGELSAVGTSVAQLTCTDADGDTLTYTLISTDFTVDATGLVEVAAGNSIDYESGTTSYSLTIDVSDGGTTLQALVGVSIDPEDDGGPTFAATPSLDGTFAEDRLLGSTITDASTAASDPDGNGLPHGIVSYTLSSVNPASGTDKFNIDSVSGVVTLMKELDYEDETSYELEIIVTDGVGSTDTATATISVTDVNDNDPSCTPTAFYLDENEHIYPYTAVSTTDLTCTDPDTGAGGTLAYSLISQSPAGEFDVSSTTGEVSLKADTMEFEGPNRQYDLTLQVADGGSPVRSITIDIIITVNPINDDGPSFLGPFSAAVSEDSVIGYSVETCAAIDPDSTDTGDGIVSYSITNGDPSSQFYIDPNTAVVTVRAPLDRETTDSYDLEITAVDAAALPLSATQTLSITITDVNDVIPYCTDMTFSEYLSEDTTTTTVLYSLVCADDDESDVLTYTITSGDTTTFMVNALGNIILQQVVDYDAGDRSFPLEITVEDAGSNSVIVQGTFIVEPINQHPPVFTPNTYTPSVGEDTVTGTTIETVLATDADSAVTSHGVVKYAFGAACSCPEFSIDQDSGDVILLELLDFEVTTSYNLPIEATDGDNTDTAMVTVTVTDVNDNSPVFTSTAYRGTVTEEMAAGESIFTVLANDDDSALNDNNVIEYTITAGDVSGFFEFVDPNIGEITTTGPIDYENDQSFTLTITAQDLNGAVGANSATTLVTVTIIAENEFDPVFQSTPYTATVSEDSILQTSVFQVAATDDDEPNHTHGQVWFSITTGNDAGHFTIDETTGEVFTMTKLDRETISSYQLTITAADSLLIPADERTASENITITVDDVNDNTPVFTPSAYSASVVEDESTGFVVVTLTTNDDDIGVNGQVGIVKTAGDASDDFVLSGNDVTIKNNLQHHIKNFYTITYTVTDRGVPPLSSEGTVTITVISVNEFAPAFSSPTDTVTISEDAEISDLVYTAVATDTDQGIHGQLVYFITAGDPGVTFLIDRNSGVITLSAHLDRETYASYVLEITVFDNGGDLLAVDTFNDTMELTVTVDDVNDNNPTFNPDQYTENIDENIPIGTSITTVMATDGDDGTNADVSYSITSGLGMEKFNINNITGEITTVDDIDYETDQMFSLMVAAVDGGTPQRTGLANVQVNVNDLNDNAPVISPSLFTVAIAEDTTADVLVTPIQVSDADSGVNGEVTCAIVPDTDPLGQFYVDPVTCDLYASSVGLDRETQDLFDLEINATDGGTPMLYDIGYVSVVITDINDNDPIIDPPSYSTAIDEDVPIGTIVVDIEATDEDIDENGELTYALTAGNELGHFDIDSDTGILTVAQNLDRETKGSYSMTVTVSDNGIPVRSSTAPVDITLNDVNDNAPDFTYDTYAFSVQENVPIGTSVDQISATDPDLGPNGLVTYSIESGANKDHFTINANTGEIFTAAAIDRETIARYVLVCKGTDAGTPSLYSEVDVIIDVGDENDNDPVFTEDPYEAAIDENSPAGTSVVTVTAFDADTGANGLVAYSIPASETDANIYFQIDSASGEITVKSPTDAETHPSFTFLVEGADNGSPSRSSTTTVIVTNNDLNDNYPIFDPSFYSAELSYLNDLGEPVVTVTATDADRDQTVTYFFIEATDLYELDSNTGNIRVIVDRQPDKNTKYTLYVEARDDGTPQRTSQTDATVRIDTFNPYDRLVEFYLSVSVDYFESTQDDFMAALDDIVQQDYPTGRMGISHVERREVGAGVATSRRLLATQDHEITVFLYGVQDDIADDINGLDRNKDFMTNTYLFNKFTADSTGTPSDALIRDPFTQWDVSQVLLHEDPNSIEWYQTWWGILLLVLLSLVLLCLILLAIFVIYRKCFRENKKQPVKPAARETRARQGWGSNSAYKAKAANPTSNIVMLPVSRPVTTEKRPPPRKPAPRPTTNYAKKPQTKPDDRNPQRDNNSELQSLKEEQHYDGRSQDPETGRLYEYNTKTGKRRWLTTDNYNVSVPGNVGS, from the exons ATTGTACAATCTCGTGGGGTACAATTGGAGGGTACGACATCAAGGAATACTCTACAGGGGGTACTACAGTAATAGATGCAAGCGAGGTAACTGTTTCATATTCCGGTAGTGCATCAGCCGGTTCACCAAATGTGTTTGAGCTGGTCTCTGCCACACCCGGCCCATCGACGCTATTCtctgtcaatgtcattactgGCGAG GTCACCATCGGTGCCACCACACCTGACTTTGCAACGCATGGGCCATCTCAAACTGTAAACGTAAAGTGTACCACAGACACTGCTAACGACGGCACATACGCTATCCAAGttaacatattacaaaatgaagCACCAACCTTCCTAAATCTACCGACCACGATATCTATTTCCGAAGACGTTGCTGTCAGTTCAACTATCTATACTGTCCAATACAACGACGTAGAGGGCGATACTATTGCCATAGCAATTGATTCACAATTACCAACGACCCCTACATTCACCAATAACAATGAATTCATCGTAGCACCAGCCGGACTTGATTACGACGCCGACCCAACCAAACGATCCTTCACAATCACCATAAG TGCTGACGATGGTCACCGTGCTTCTCCCCCGACTGCGGTACTGACAGTGAATTTGATCGATGTCGCTGACGAATCCCCGGTGTTTGGAGCTGCTACGTACACAGGTGACATAGATGAAAACCAATCCGTAGGGACGGCAATAACTTGGGTAACTGATCCATCAGGAGACTATTCTGACGATGACGTTTCTGACTATTGGACCTTCACTATTTCAG GTACAAATGCTAACGACTTCTTTTGCGATATGACAACGGGCGTCATAACGTCTGCACAAATTCTGGATGTCGATGGAGCATCTCCAGTTACCAGTTACAGTCTGACCCTCACCATCACTGACAGTGGTGGAAACACAGACACAGCTACTCTAgctattactgtcaataatatcaACGACAACGACCCAATATGGAGTCCTTCGAGTTACACGCAAACTGTCGCTGAGAACACAGCAGCAG GTACGTCTATCATTGCGACGACTGTTACTGATGCCGATAGTGGGACCAATGGTGATCTTACCGTTACCATCGAAAGTGGTGATGACGCAGCGCCAAACCAGAAGTTCGCAGTGACTGGCACTGGACCGTATGTTATTCAGACTTCAACTGTTGCCATTGACTACGAAGACGCAACACTTATCAGCAATGGGCACATCTATCGTTTGATTGTTACTGCAGTAGATGGTGGTGGCACAACAAGCTCAGCCACAGTTGCTGTTACG GTGACGTCAGTGAATGAGGCCACGCCCACTTTCACTTCCTTCCCAGCAGCCGTTGTCACAATGTACGAAAACGAGGGTATCGGTTATGAAGTTGCGTCATCGACAGACATAGTAGCAGACGATACAGACGAAGGCCCGGATGGAGAAATTACCTATTCCATCGATTCTGTTAGCCCAG CTGCTGGCACGAGCAAGTTTTACATTGAACCCCTGACTGCTAGAATTACAACTCTTGATACATTCGATTACGAGACGGACCCAACACGTTATGACATCACCGTGAAAGCTGAAGATGGCGGTACAGTGCCGAGTAGTACAACTCAGGTGCTGACGTTCGACATACTTGATTACAACGACAACGCCCCGGTCTTTGGTCAGACTATTTATAACGGGATCTCCACGGAAGGTGATGCTGTTGATTCGATCGTTGCTGCCTTATCAGTCTCTGATGCCGACTCTACAGCCACCTTCACACTTTCGTTTGTATCTGGTAATGGAGACGATAAGTTTAAGATTGACAACGCTCTGCAAGAAATTCGTATCAAGAACACGATAGATTTAGACGTGGGGACAGGTGATTCGCAATTGTATAGTTTGGTTGTCCGGGTGGTTGATGGTGGTACACCTGAATTGAGCGGAACTACAACTGTTCACGTGGATGTCACACCATCAAATGATCATGACCCAGTGTTTGCGGCGACGACACCAGTCTCTATTACA GTGCAGGAAAATTCGGCTGTTGGTACATCTGTGGCAACCATTAATGCTGCCGATAATGATTATGGAACACAAGGCGATATCACATTCACAATTGAAA ATGGCGATACAGACaataactttcaacttgacccAACCACTGGTCTACTAGAAGTGAAATCTAACGTAGACTATGAGTCGACTGGTACCCCTCTCACGTTGAAAATAAAGGCTGCTGATGGCGGATCTCCATCGCGTACAGCAACCAGTGATATTTCGATTACTGTGACTAACTTGAATGATAATGAACCGTCGTGTACATCTCTCAGCTATACAGCAAACATTGGAGAGTTATCGGCTGTCGGGACTTCg GTGGCACAGTTAACTTGCACTGATGCCGACGGAGACACACTAACGTACACGTTGATAAGTACTGATTTCACTGTTGATGCCACTGGTCTTGTTGAAGTTGCTGCAG GTAATAGTATCGACTACGAATCAGGAACAACAAGTTACTCACTAACTATTGATGTATCCGATGGAGGTACTACACTTCAAGCTCTCGTCGGCGTTAGCATTGATCCAGAAGATGACGGTGGTCCAACTTTTGCTGCAACACCTTCTTTAGATGGTACTTTTGCTGAGGACAGGTTGCTAGGTTCCACCATTACAGACGCTTCTACCGCTGCATCGGATCCTGATGGGAACGGTTTGCCGCATGGGATAGTTAGCTATACGTTGTCTTCAG TTAATCCTGCCAGTGGGACAGATAAATTCAACATCGACTCTGTCAGTGGTGTCGTGACACTGATGAAAGAATTGGACTACGAAGACGAAACGTCGTACGAGCTTGAGATTATCGTGACGGATGGTGTAGGAAGTACCGACACTGCTACGGCAACGATAAGCGTTACCGATGTCAATGACAATGACCCGTCGTGTACTCCAACGGCATTCTATCTAGATGAAAATGAACACATAT ATCCATACACAGCAGTGTCGACAACGGATTTGACATGCACTGATCCTGATACTGGTGCTGGTGGTACCTTAGCATACTCTCTCATCTCCCAGAGTCCTGCTGGCGAGTTCGATGTTTCCAGTACTACTGGCGAGGTCTCATTGaaag CCGATACGATGGAATTTGAAGGACCGAACAGACAATATGATCTGACTCTCCAGGTAGCCGATGGTGGATCGCCAGTTAGAAGCATCACTatagatataataataactgtaaatCCTATCAACGATGATGGACCATCTTTCCTTGGTCCATTTAGTGCCGCTGTATCGGAAGACTCTGTAATAGGGTATTCTGTAGAAACATGTGCAGCCATAGATCCCGACTCCACAGATACTGGTGATGGCATTGTAAGCTATTCCATAACTAACGGTGACCCAAGCAGTCAGTTTTATATCGATCCAAACACCGCGGTTGtgactgtgagggcgcccttGGATAGAGAAACCACGGACAGCTACGACTTGGAGATTACTGCTGTGGATGCAGCTGCTTTACCGTTGTCGGCCACACAAACTTTGAGTATCACCATTACTGATGTGAATGATGTCATACCGTACTGTACTGATATGACATTCTCGGAATACCTATCAGAAGACACAACTACCACGACAGTACTGTATTCATTGGTGTGTGCAGATGACGATGAGTCCGACGTTTTGACTTACACCATCACGAGTGGTGATACTACTACATTTATGGTGAATGCCCTTGGCAACATAATTCTTCAACAAGTGGTCGACTATGATGCCGGAGATCGATCGTTTCCATTAGAAATTACAGTCGAGGATGCAGGGTCAAATTCTGTCATCGTCCAAGGCACTTTTATTGTTGAACCAATTAACCAGCATCCACCCGTTTTTACACCTA ATACATACACACCAAGCGTTGGTGAGGACACTGTGACCGGCACAACGATAGAGACAGTGTTGGCTACGGATGCCGACTCTGCAGTTACGTCCCATGGTGTCGTCAAGTATGCATTTGGTGCTGCCTGTAGCTGTCCAGAATTTAGTATCGACCAAGATAgtggtgatgtaatactattggAGTTACTTGATTTCGAAGTGACTACTTCATATAATCTACCCATCGAAGCCACAGACGGTGATAATACTGATACAGCAATGGTAACGGTCACAGTGACAGATGTTAACGACAATTCTCCCGTATTCACCTCCACTGCATACAG AGGTACAGTTACAGAAGAAATGGCGGCTGGTGAATCCATATTTACAGTCTTGGCTAATGATGACGATTCGGCTCTCAATGACAACAATGTGATTGAATACACCATCACTG CCGGTGACGTAAGTGGTTTCTTTGAATTCGTCGATCCAAACATTGGAGAAATCACCACTACAGGACCCATTGACTACGAAAATGACCAAAGTTTTACATTGACAATAACTGCCCAGGACCTTAATGGAGCGGTCGGTGCCAATTCCGCTACGACTTTAGTCACTGTAACCATCATTGCTGAGAATGAGTTTGACCCTGTATTTCAATCCACACCCTACACAGCAACTGTCAGCGAGGATTCAATTTTACAGACTAGTGTCTTTCAAGTGGCGGCCACAGATGACGATGAACCAAATCATACACATGGTCAGGTATGGTTCAGTATTACTACCGGTAACGACGCTGGTCATTTCACAATCGACGAAACAACTGGCGAGGTCTTCACGATGACCAAACTAGATAGAGAAACCATTTCCTCCTACCAACTTACTATCACGGCAGCTGACAGTCTTTTAATCCCTGCGGATGAAAGAACAGCctcagaaaacataactattaCTGTTGATGACGTCAATGACAATACGCCAGTATTTACCCCTTCAGCGTACAGTGCCAGCGTCGTAGAGGATGAATCTACTGGCTTTGTTGTCGTTACCTTGACGACGAATGATGACGACATTGGTGTAAATGGACAAGTTGGCATCGTGAAAACAGCTGGTGATGCGAGTGATGACTTTGTTTTGTCGGGAAATGATGTAACCATAAAGAACAATTTACAACATCATATTAAAAACTTCTACACTATTACATACACGGTCACCGACCGAGGAGTTCCACCTTTATCGAGTGAGGGCACAGTCACCATCACGGTCATATCAGTCAATGAGTTTGCGCCGGCGTTCAGTTCTCCAACTGATACAGTTACGATATCTGAAGATGCCGAAATTAGCGATCTAGTATACACAGCCGTGGCTACTGATACAGACCAAGGAATCCATGGGCAACTGGTGTACTTTATCACTGCTGGCGACCCTGGAGTCACTTTCTTGATTGATAGGAACAGTGGTGTCATCACACTTAGTGCACACCTGGACCGTGAGACTTACGCAAGCTACGTACTGGAAATCACAGTGTTTGATAATGGGGGCGACTTACTAGCTGTCGACACGTTTAATGACACTATGGAACTGACAGTTACCGTCGACGATGTAAATGACAATAATCCAACGTTCAACCCAGACCAGTACACCGAGAACATCGACGAGAATATTCCTATTGGTACTTCAATTACCACTGTCATGGCAACAGATGGCGACGATGGCACCAATGCAGATGTCTCGTATAGTATAACCTCTGGGCTTGGAATGGaaaaatttaatatcaataacATTACTGGTGAAATTACTACCGTAGATGATATAGATTATGAAACTGACCAAATGTTTAGTCTTATGGTAGCAGCCGTAGATGGCGGTACACCTCAACGCACAGGCCTAGCCAATGTTCAAGTCAATGTCAATGATCTAAATGACAACGCACCTGTAATATCACCCAGCCTTTTCACTGTAGCCATAGCTGAGGACACTACAGCTGATGTGTTAGTTACTCCGATACAAGTCAGCGATGCTGACAGTGGGGTGAATGGTGAAGTGACATGTGCCATCGTTCCTGACACAGATCCTCTGGGCCAATTCTACGTGGATCCTGTAACATGCGACCTATACGCATCGAGTGTTGGCCTTGACAGAGAAACTCAGGATCT TTTTGACTTGGAGATCAATGCAACAGATGGAGGTACTCCTATGCTGTATGATATCGGTTACGTCAGCGTGGTGATCACTGACATCAATGACAACGATCCAATCATAGACCCACCATCGTACAGTACTGCCATCGATGAAGATGTACCAATAGGAACTATTGTGGTTGACATTGAAGCTACCGATGAAGATATTGACGAAAATGGAGAACTGACGTATGCACTCACAGCTGGCAATGAGTTAG GTCATTTTGACATTGATTCCGATACTGGTATTCTCACCGTCGCTCAAAACTTGGACAGAGAAACCAAGGGATCGTATAgcatgacagtgacagtgagtgACAATGGTATTCCAGTGAGATCATCAACAGCTCCAGTGGATATCACCCTGAATGACGTCAACGACAACGCACCTGATTTCACATATGATACTTATGCATTCAGTGTCCAAGAGAATGTACCAATCGGAACATCTGTAGATCAAATATCAGCAACTGATCCAGACTTAGGCCCAAATGGCTTGGTGACCTATTCTATAGAGAGTGGTGCTAACAAAGATCATTTCACCATCAATGCCAATACTGGAGAAATATTCACCGCCGCTGCTATTGATAGAGAGACTATTGCTCGCTACGTCTTGGTGTGCAAGGGTACAGATGCTGGTACACCATCACTGTATAGTGAAGTTGATGTCATTATTGATGTGGGTGACGAAAACGACAACGATCCAGTATTTACGGAGGATCCGTATGAAGCAGCCATTGACGAGAACAGTCCCGCAGGAACAAGCGTCGTCACCGTTACTGCCTTTGATGCTGACACTGGAGCCAACGGTCTGGTCGCATACAGCATCCCCGCGTCCGAGACCGATGCTAACATTTATTTCCAAATCGATTCAGCTTCTGGTGAAATAACGGTGAAATCACCAACAGACGCCGAAACACATCCATCTTTCACTTTCCTTGTCGAAGGTGCTGATAACGGAAGTCCTTCTAGGAGTTCAACGACCACGGTGATCGTGACAAACAACGATCTCAACGACAACTACCCAATATTCGATCCAAGTTTTTACAGTGCTGAATTATCCTATTTGAACGACCTTGGTGAACCTGTTGTCACGGTAACAGCTACAGATGCCGACAGAGATCAAACCGTGACTTATTTCTTTATAGAGGCAACCGATTTATATGAATTAGATTCAAACACAG GTAACATTCGGGTAATCGTAGACAGACAACCTGATAAAAACACCAAGTACACTCTGTATGTTGAGGCGAGGGATGATGGGACACCACAAAGAACATCCCAGACTGATGCCACTGTCCGAATCGATACATTCAATCCATATGACCGACTGGTAGAATTCTACTTGTCTGTTAGCGTTGACTATTTCGAATCAACCCAAGATGATTTTATGGCCGCCCTTGATGACATTGTACAGCAAGACTATCCCACAGGACGTATGGGAATCTCGCATGTAGAACGTCGAGAAGTTGGTGCAGGAGTTGCAACGTCTAGAAGGTTACTGGCAACCCAGGA CCATGAAATTACTGTGTTTCTGTACGGGGTACAGGATGACATAGCCGACGACATCAATGGGCTTGATCGGAACAAAGATTTCATGACGAATACGTACTTATTCAACAAATTCACCGCTGATTCTACCGGTACCCCATCAGATGCATTGATAC GAGATCCGTTTACTCAGTGGGACGTCTCACAGGTACTTCTCCATGAAGATCCAAACAGTATTGAATGGTATCAAACCTGGTGGGGAATATTGCTATTGGTTTTGTTATCGTTGGTACTTCTTTGCCTTATTCTACTGGCAATTTTTGTCATCTACCGTAAATGTTTCAGAGAGAACAAGAAACA GCCGGTAAAACCTGCAGCAAGGGAAACACGCGCCCGACAGGGGTGGGGTTCGAACTCTG CCTACAAAGCTAAAGCAGCGAACCCAACATCAAATATTGTGATGCTGCCAGTG TCTCGCCCAGTCACTACCGAGAAAAGACCTCCACCGAGAAAACCAGCCCCGAGACCAACTACCAACTATGCCAAAAAACCGCAAACAAAGCCAGATGACAGGAATCCACAACGAGACAATAATAGCGAACTACAGAGCTTGAAAGAGGAGCAACATTACGATGGAAGGTCGCAGGACCCAG AAACTGGTCGTCTGTACGAATATAACACTAAAACTGGAAAGCGGCGTTGGTTGACCACGGACAATTACAATGTTTCCGTCCCGGGAAATGTTGGCTCTTAG